In Oscillatoria acuminata PCC 6304, a single window of DNA contains:
- a CDS encoding pentapeptide repeat-containing protein: MTQNLLISLSELLSRYQAGERNFAGYVPPRSLRNLDLSNIIFSGANLEEASLIDSKLCGAQLVGTNFVGAFLIQTDLSGADLTGANLDHAHLWGVNLRGAKLIDANLTRAQFGLSSVESYSNLTSANLRGSILADVRLGWVQIDPGYPRQLDCTGALLWNTTLPDGIFVAGPTYLNSEVSK, translated from the coding sequence ATGACTCAAAATTTATTGATTTCCCTTAGCGAATTGCTCTCGCGTTACCAAGCAGGAGAGCGAAATTTTGCTGGCTACGTTCCACCTAGAAGTCTGCGCAACCTTGATTTAAGCAATATTATTTTCAGTGGTGCTAACCTAGAAGAAGCTTCGCTCATTGATTCCAAGTTATGCGGCGCTCAACTGGTTGGAACTAATTTTGTGGGAGCTTTTCTGATTCAAACTGATTTAAGCGGAGCCGACCTAACAGGAGCCAACCTAGATCATGCTCACTTGTGGGGAGTTAATTTAAGAGGAGCTAAATTGATTGATGCTAACTTGACCAGAGCGCAGTTTGGGTTGTCATCAGTAGAAAGCTATTCTAATCTAACGAGCGCCAACTTACGAGGAAGCATCCTCGCTGATGTTAGGCTGGGGTGGGTACAAATCGATCCAGGATATCCTCGCCAGCTTGACTGCACGGGTGCATTGCTCTGGAACACCACCTTACCCGATGGCATATTTGTAGCCGGACCTACATATTTGAACTCAGAGGTTTCCAAATAA
- a CDS encoding pentapeptide repeat-containing protein, which produces MGKKLGKTQPLPQSDGVGFVVLLLLRYKHFSRLQNVKNKTNNKYMMSMTIEDLLTNYENGKRNFVGIHFNVDGSRAKLKGADLRGINLMGAYLFHVYLVEANLADSCLIGANLSHAVLVKANLSHANLVNINLHRSNLHSADLSRCDLESANLSWARLQQTNLLYATLGRSNLAYANLTGAKNLNLYQADGVLLWNTILPDGSVEVGPKYSN; this is translated from the coding sequence GTGGGGAAGAAACTGGGGAAGACACAACCGCTTCCCCAGTCTGATGGGGTGGGTTTTGTTGTTCTTTTGCTTCTTCGGTACAAACACTTTTCTAGATTGCAAAATGTAAAAAATAAAACCAATAACAAATACATGATGAGCATGACAATTGAAGATTTGTTAACAAATTATGAAAATGGAAAGAGAAATTTTGTGGGAATTCATTTTAATGTTGACGGCTCTAGAGCCAAGCTTAAAGGAGCCGATTTAAGAGGAATTAATTTAATGGGTGCTTATCTTTTCCATGTTTACTTAGTAGAAGCGAATTTGGCTGACTCCTGCCTCATAGGAGCAAATTTAAGTCATGCTGTTTTAGTCAAAGCTAATCTTAGTCATGCCAACTTAGTTAACATTAATTTACACAGAAGTAACTTACACTCTGCTGACTTAAGTCGCTGTGATTTAGAAAGTGCTAACTTGAGTTGGGCAAGATTGCAGCAGACTAACTTACTGTATGCTACCTTAGGTAGGTCTAATCTTGCTTATGCAAACCTAACTGGTGCGAAAAACCTAAATCTATATCAGGCAGATGGAGTTCTTCTTTGGAATACAATCCTGCCGGATGGAAGTGTTGAAGTCGGGCCTAAATACAGCAATTAA
- a CDS encoding DUF3082 domain-containing protein encodes MTNPTPTQPTPLSVTHEEPVQPTLMRCFMGSLISGGFAYACMMLTSAIASTFANKPIHSDNPIAVNISAAVRTLVTGVSTLATFVFAFAALGLFCLGLQLLFQKFTKKS; translated from the coding sequence ATGACTAATCCCACACCGACTCAACCCACACCCCTCTCAGTGACTCATGAAGAACCCGTGCAACCCACCCTGATGCGGTGCTTTATGGGTTCATTGATTTCTGGAGGGTTTGCTTATGCCTGTATGATGCTCACCAGTGCGATCGCCTCCACTTTTGCCAACAAACCGATTCACTCAGATAATCCCATCGCCGTGAATATTTCCGCCGCAGTTCGGACATTAGTCACCGGGGTGAGTACCCTGGCAACCTTTGTTTTTGCCTTTGCTGCCTTGGGTTTATTTTGTCTGGGACTGCAACTGTTGTTTCAAAAATTTACGAAAAAATCCTAA
- the ispE gene encoding 4-(cytidine 5'-diphospho)-2-C-methyl-D-erythritol kinase, translating to MRSYSLIAPAKINLYLEIIGDRPDGYHELSMVLQSIDLGDRVEIRANGTEDFRIHCQHPEVPCDRTNLAYRAAELLKTNYPEAFEQYGGADIFIDKQIPVAAGLAGGSSNAAAVLVGLEMLWDLGLTQPELHDLASQLGSDIPFCITGGTALATGRGNELEPLPDLEGLYVILAKYRSLGVSTAWAYQTYRQQFGSSYVRESPDLAARQKRVHSGPIVKAIALRDEMKVVECLHNDLEKVVLPEYPQVLKLRQTFEQCDVLGTLMSGSGPTVFALTDSREKAEQIRAQVQNTLGNPDLNFWIAKFINTGIQLAPGVH from the coding sequence ATGCGCTCTTATTCACTGATTGCACCGGCTAAAATCAATCTGTATCTGGAAATTATCGGCGATCGCCCCGATGGGTATCATGAATTGTCAATGGTCCTGCAAAGCATCGACTTAGGCGATCGCGTCGAGATTCGCGCCAATGGCACCGAGGACTTTCGGATCCACTGCCAACATCCGGAAGTGCCCTGCGATCGCACCAACCTCGCCTACCGCGCCGCCGAACTCCTCAAAACGAACTATCCCGAGGCTTTTGAACAATATGGCGGTGCAGATATCTTCATCGATAAACAGATTCCCGTCGCTGCCGGATTAGCTGGGGGGTCCAGCAATGCCGCTGCCGTGTTGGTGGGACTGGAAATGCTCTGGGACCTCGGCTTAACCCAACCGGAATTACACGATTTAGCCAGTCAACTGGGTTCGGATATTCCCTTTTGTATCACCGGAGGGACCGCCTTGGCAACGGGACGAGGAAACGAACTCGAACCCCTGCCGGATTTAGAAGGATTGTATGTAATTCTGGCAAAATATCGCAGTTTAGGGGTTTCTACCGCTTGGGCGTATCAAACCTATCGCCAGCAATTTGGCAGTAGCTACGTTCGAGAATCCCCCGATTTAGCTGCTAGACAAAAGCGAGTCCATTCCGGACCCATTGTCAAGGCGATCGCCCTTCGGGATGAGATGAAAGTGGTAGAATGTTTGCACAATGACTTAGAAAAAGTCGTCTTGCCAGAATATCCTCAAGTGTTAAAACTGCGGCAAACCTTTGAACAATGTGATGTTTTGGGAACCCTAATGTCCGGTTCCGGACCCACCGTATTTGCCCTCACCGACTCCCGGGAAAAAGCGGAACAAATCCGCGCACAAGTTCAAAATACTCTGGGAAATCCGGACCTAAATTTTTGGATTGCTAAATTCATTAATACCGGGATTCAGTTAGCCCCAGGGGTCCATTAG
- the rsmA gene encoding 16S rRNA (adenine(1518)-N(6)/adenine(1519)-N(6))-dimethyltransferase RsmA, with protein sequence MPSPYPRKQFAQHWLQSDKALNEIVNAAALSPGDRILEIGPGTGILTRQLLSRAESVVAVEIDRNLSQKLAKKLGEIPNFLLLCADFLDLDLESVLTQTPEHFHHPNKVVANIPYNITGPILEKLLGTISQPPRMSYQSVVLLIQKEVAERINAAPGSRTYGALSVRVQYVAECEYICTVPAKAFYPAPKVDSAVVRLSPRPLALPADRPRWLETLVKVGFSSKRKMLRNNLKGLIDRDQLTQFLEQLNINPQVRAEDLSVSQWVALSNLLNLEHSVTP encoded by the coding sequence ATGCCATCGCCTTATCCTAGAAAACAATTTGCTCAACACTGGCTGCAAAGCGATAAAGCCCTCAATGAAATTGTCAATGCGGCGGCATTATCCCCCGGCGATCGCATCCTAGAGATTGGCCCCGGGACCGGCATCCTCACCCGACAGTTACTCTCCCGGGCTGAATCTGTGGTGGCTGTAGAAATTGACCGCAATTTGTCCCAAAAACTCGCTAAGAAATTGGGGGAGATTCCGAATTTCTTACTCTTATGTGCCGACTTTTTGGACCTGGATTTAGAGTCCGTCTTAACCCAAACCCCGGAACACTTTCACCACCCCAATAAAGTTGTTGCCAATATTCCCTATAATATCACCGGCCCCATTCTGGAAAAACTCCTCGGCACCATTTCCCAACCGCCGCGAATGTCCTATCAGTCCGTCGTCCTGCTGATTCAAAAAGAAGTGGCAGAACGGATCAATGCCGCACCCGGATCCCGCACCTATGGGGCATTATCTGTGCGGGTGCAGTATGTCGCTGAGTGCGAATATATCTGTACCGTTCCTGCCAAAGCCTTTTACCCGGCCCCGAAAGTCGATTCTGCCGTGGTCCGATTGTCGCCGCGCCCCTTAGCGCTTCCTGCCGATCGCCCTCGGTGGTTAGAGACTTTAGTCAAAGTCGGGTTTTCCAGCAAGCGCAAAATGTTACGAAATAATTTAAAAGGACTGATTGATCGCGATCAACTGACCCAGTTTCTGGAACAATTAAACATTAACCCCCAAGTGCGTGCCGAAGACCTGAGTGTGTCGCAGTGGGTGGCTTTAAGTAACTTATTAAACCTCGAACATTCCGTCACCCCTTAA
- a CDS encoding rhodanese-like domain-containing protein: MANLADNIKQAKETLPNITPTPPDIKPQVTPGELKSRLEWGEPGLTIIDVRERESFNYERITGAMAMPMENLAETLSSSLEYKRDIYLYGDSDEQTKQAASQLRSGGFINVAEIKGGLPAWKAIGGPTEGIVSVEGPSGPSSVKKSESNVAARVGKQGDLEAKKSQQHR, translated from the coding sequence ATGGCAAATTTAGCAGACAACATCAAACAAGCCAAAGAAACTCTACCGAATATTACGCCGACTCCCCCGGATATAAAACCCCAGGTGACCCCTGGAGAACTCAAGTCTCGTCTGGAGTGGGGAGAACCCGGTTTAACCATTATCGATGTGCGCGAGCGCGAATCTTTCAACTACGAACGCATCACCGGCGCGATGGCCATGCCCATGGAGAACCTCGCCGAAACCCTGAGTTCCAGCTTAGAATACAAGCGGGACATCTACCTGTATGGTGACAGCGACGAGCAAACCAAACAAGCCGCCAGCCAACTCCGCAGCGGTGGCTTCATCAACGTTGCTGAAATTAAAGGCGGTTTACCGGCTTGGAAGGCGATCGGCGGTCCTACGGAAGGGATTGTTTCTGTGGAAGGTCCTTCCGGTCCGAGTTCCGTGAAGAAAAGCGAAAGTAACGTGGCTGCTCGTGTCGGCAAACAAGGCGATTTAGAAGCCAAAAAATCTCAACAACATCGCTAG
- a CDS encoding amylo-alpha-1,6-glucosidase — MLKSELGRELCGELATAESREWLVTNGTGSYASGTVAGLLTRRYHGLLMAALHPPLGHTLLFSKLDEVASYGSEDYPLFTNRWADGTVEPQGYLVLERFHLEGSIPVWSYGFGDALLEKRIWMQQGENTTYIYYTLRRSSLPVTLTMKGFATYRDRHHTTQENSRLMQVESVKSGLCITAFPGAVPFYLYAVGGAVSPAHQWHYGFDLAVEKSRGGDCLEDLLQVATIQGELQPGQSLAIAVSTDCNARLGVESAFQSRREWDQQLIKRALKGKGLKGKKGKNYQLSRKSPEWVRELVLAADRFIVDRPHLDNPDGKTIIAGYPWFGDWGRDMAIALPGLTLCTGRPQIGKLILQTFAQYVDQGMLPNRFPDHGETPDYNTVDATLWYFQAIRAYYQATKDKKLLKELWPVLREIIHWHQQGTRYQIQMDQADGLLYAGEPGVQLTWMDAKVGEWVVTPRQGKAVEVNALWYNALRTMAEFARKLGKPDEEYQKLGDRTLAGFDRFWNEGLGYCYDVIDTANGNDASLRPNQIFAVSLPDSPLPGKRQRSVVEVCGRSLLTSYGLRSLAATDPHYIGHYGGTVLERDGAYHQGTVWGWLIGPYISAYLRVTKDPKTAATFLRSLANHLLESCIGNLSEIFDGDAPMTPNGAFAQAWTVAEVLRVVAELKIEE; from the coding sequence ATGCTCAAAAGTGAACTAGGTCGAGAATTGTGTGGCGAGTTGGCAACGGCTGAATCTCGCGAATGGCTGGTTACCAATGGGACGGGCAGCTATGCATCCGGTACGGTTGCCGGACTGTTGACACGGCGCTATCACGGATTACTAATGGCTGCACTTCATCCTCCGTTGGGTCATACCCTGCTGTTTTCTAAATTAGATGAAGTGGCGAGTTATGGGAGTGAAGATTATCCTCTGTTTACGAATCGATGGGCAGATGGGACGGTAGAACCCCAGGGATATCTGGTACTCGAACGCTTTCATTTAGAGGGTTCTATTCCGGTTTGGAGTTATGGATTTGGGGATGCGTTGTTAGAAAAACGGATTTGGATGCAGCAGGGGGAAAATACTACTTATATTTATTATACCCTGCGCCGGTCCAGTTTGCCGGTTACTTTGACGATGAAAGGGTTTGCGACTTATCGCGATCGCCATCATACCACCCAAGAAAATAGCCGGTTGATGCAGGTGGAGTCGGTGAAGTCGGGTTTATGTATTACGGCCTTTCCCGGGGCGGTTCCCTTCTATTTGTATGCCGTTGGAGGTGCAGTCAGTCCAGCACATCAGTGGCATTATGGGTTTGATTTGGCGGTGGAAAAGAGTCGCGGAGGGGACTGCTTGGAAGATTTACTGCAAGTGGCAACCATTCAGGGTGAGTTACAACCGGGACAATCTTTGGCGATCGCCGTAAGTACCGATTGCAATGCCCGTTTAGGAGTAGAAAGTGCTTTCCAGTCCCGTCGAGAGTGGGATCAACAGTTAATCAAACGCGCCCTCAAAGGGAAAGGACTCAAAGGCAAAAAAGGGAAGAATTATCAGTTGTCCCGAAAATCTCCGGAGTGGGTGCGTGAACTTGTGTTGGCTGCCGATCGCTTTATTGTCGATCGCCCTCACCTGGACAATCCCGATGGCAAAACAATTATTGCCGGATATCCTTGGTTTGGGGATTGGGGACGGGACATGGCGATCGCCTTGCCCGGTTTGACCCTTTGTACCGGACGTCCACAGATTGGCAAATTGATTCTCCAAACCTTTGCCCAGTATGTGGATCAGGGAATGTTGCCCAATCGGTTTCCTGATCACGGAGAAACCCCAGATTATAATACTGTCGATGCCACCCTGTGGTATTTTCAGGCTATCCGGGCCTACTATCAGGCGACAAAAGATAAAAAGCTGCTGAAAGAATTATGGCCGGTGTTGAGAGAGATTATCCACTGGCATCAACAAGGCACAAGATATCAGATTCAGATGGATCAGGCGGATGGATTGCTGTATGCTGGGGAACCGGGAGTGCAACTGACTTGGATGGATGCGAAAGTGGGCGAATGGGTGGTGACTCCGCGTCAGGGTAAGGCCGTGGAGGTGAATGCGTTGTGGTATAATGCTTTGCGGACAATGGCGGAGTTTGCGCGCAAGTTGGGGAAACCCGATGAGGAATATCAGAAGTTAGGCGATCGCACTCTGGCGGGATTTGATCGCTTCTGGAATGAAGGGTTGGGATATTGTTACGATGTGATTGATACAGCCAATGGCAATGATGCATCCTTGCGCCCGAATCAGATTTTTGCGGTATCTTTACCTGATAGTCCGTTACCGGGGAAGCGACAACGATCGGTGGTGGAGGTTTGTGGGCGATCGCTGCTCACATCTTACGGATTGCGGAGTCTGGCGGCTACAGACCCCCATTATATCGGACATTATGGGGGAACGGTACTAGAACGCGATGGCGCTTACCATCAGGGAACCGTCTGGGGATGGCTGATTGGACCTTATATTTCCGCCTATCTGCGCGTCACCAAGGACCCGAAAACTGCTGCTACATTCCTCAGATCCCTTGCCAATCATTTGTTAGAATCTTGTATCGGCAATCTCAGTGAGATTTTTGATGGAGATGCGCCGATGACACCGAATGGGGCTTTTGCTCAAGCGTGGACGGTGGCGGAAGTGCTGCGGGTTGTGGCTGAATTAAAGATTGAAGAGTAA
- a CDS encoding ABA4-like family protein, which yields MNLELLFNAGNLFVLPFWFLMIVLPKWGVSRKVMESYLPFVPLALLYIYLFFGQVDAETAQSMSNPTLADIARFFGNEGAAATGWVHYLVMDLFVGRWIYWQGQQTGVWTTHSLLLCLFAGPMGLLSHLVTAGVTEKFFPKSDSVPSPVSAEG from the coding sequence ATGAACCTCGAACTCTTGTTTAATGCCGGGAACCTCTTTGTCTTGCCCTTCTGGTTCTTAATGATTGTCTTACCCAAGTGGGGAGTCAGCCGCAAAGTGATGGAATCTTATCTGCCCTTTGTCCCCCTCGCCCTCTTGTATATTTATCTATTTTTCGGACAAGTGGATGCAGAAACAGCCCAATCCATGTCTAATCCCACTCTGGCGGATATTGCCCGATTTTTTGGCAATGAAGGGGCTGCCGCTACGGGGTGGGTTCATTATTTAGTCATGGACTTGTTTGTAGGGCGCTGGATCTACTGGCAAGGACAGCAAACCGGGGTTTGGACAACTCACTCCCTGCTGTTATGCTTGTTTGCAGGTCCGATGGGATTGTTATCTCATTTGGTTACGGCAGGGGTCACGGAAAAGTTTTTTCCCAAATCCGACTCTGTACCTAGCCCAGTTTCTGCGGAAGGATGA
- a CDS encoding RNA recognition motif domain-containing protein — translation MSIYVGNLSYEVTQEDLTAVFAEYGSVQRVHLPTDRETGRPRGFAFVEMKSETEETAAIEALDGAEWMGRDMKVNKAKPRENRSSFGGGGGGGRRNSNFSSNRY, via the coding sequence ATGTCTATTTATGTAGGCAACCTTTCTTACGAAGTAACCCAAGAAGATTTAACTGCTGTTTTTGCTGAATATGGTTCGGTCCAGCGAGTTCATCTTCCCACAGACCGCGAAACAGGCCGTCCTCGCGGCTTTGCCTTTGTGGAAATGAAGAGTGAGACTGAAGAAACTGCGGCAATTGAAGCACTGGATGGTGCAGAATGGATGGGTCGCGATATGAAGGTCAACAAAGCCAAACCCCGGGAAAACCGGAGTTCCTTCGGTGGCGGCGGCGGTGGTGGTCGTCGGAACAGCAACTTTTCTTCTAACCGTTACTAA
- a CDS encoding ExbD/TolR family protein, which yields MRLPDEPETQAQINIVPMIDVIFSILAFFIISSMFLSKSEGLPVNLPQASTAAVQTETVKLTISIDAEGVLMLDDQAVALDALEQAVRDRMKAEPVSVVVLKADKTVEHGQVVAVMDRVRRIEGAKLAIAAEKP from the coding sequence ATGCGTCTACCCGATGAACCGGAAACTCAAGCTCAGATTAATATTGTCCCGATGATTGACGTCATTTTTAGTATTTTGGCGTTTTTTATCATTTCTTCGATGTTTTTATCCAAATCCGAAGGATTGCCGGTGAATTTGCCTCAAGCCTCTACGGCGGCGGTGCAAACGGAGACGGTGAAACTGACGATTTCTATTGATGCTGAGGGAGTGTTGATGCTGGATGACCAGGCAGTCGCCCTGGATGCGTTAGAACAAGCGGTGCGCGATCGCATGAAGGCTGAACCTGTTTCGGTGGTGGTGTTAAAAGCGGATAAAACCGTGGAACATGGACAGGTGGTGGCAGTGATGGATCGAGTGCGTCGGATTGAAGGGGCAAAATTGGCGATCGCTGCTGAAAAACCCTAA
- a CDS encoding MotA/TolQ/ExbB proton channel family protein, whose amino-acid sequence MGNLMAAGGIVSVPLLIASIIALALIAERLFFWFRVNRRQGRMIREVLQLYRQDPDLAMKKLQLNADLPVARIFLEALALDDPNPEEFRLALESAAQAEFPLLKRFNTVFETIINVAPLLGLLGTILGLMQSFGSLRLGDVGGSDTTGVTGGISEALVSTVMGLVVAIFTLLFANTFRSFYVRQIALIQEVGGQLELLYRHRYERDRGEQKYASTR is encoded by the coding sequence ATGGGTAATTTAATGGCTGCGGGCGGGATAGTCTCGGTACCGCTCCTGATTGCTTCAATCATTGCATTAGCGCTGATTGCAGAGCGTCTATTCTTCTGGTTTCGGGTGAATCGCCGCCAGGGGAGAATGATCCGAGAAGTCTTGCAACTCTACCGCCAAGACCCCGATCTGGCGATGAAAAAGCTACAACTGAATGCAGATTTACCAGTCGCCCGAATTTTTTTAGAGGCACTGGCTTTAGATGACCCCAATCCGGAAGAGTTTCGACTGGCCCTAGAAAGTGCGGCCCAGGCGGAATTTCCCCTGCTCAAGCGCTTCAATACCGTGTTTGAGACCATTATTAATGTCGCCCCTTTATTGGGGTTATTAGGAACGATTTTAGGCTTGATGCAATCGTTTGGATCCCTGAGACTCGGGGATGTGGGGGGTAGCGATACCACTGGGGTAACGGGGGGGATTAGCGAAGCCCTCGTTTCTACAGTCATGGGATTAGTGGTGGCAATTTTTACCCTGCTGTTTGCCAATACGTTTCGCAGTTTTTATGTGCGTCAGATTGCGTTAATTCAAGAAGTTGGGGGTCAGCTTGAGTTACTCTATCGTCATCGCTATGAAAGAGACCGAGGAGAACAAAAGTATGCGTCTACCCGATGA
- a CDS encoding four-carbon acid sugar kinase family protein, which translates to MNTQPKIIVLDDDPTGSQTVHSCLLLTQWDVETLRLGLREEIPIFFVLTNTRSLTPDQADATTRVVCQNLKQALAAENISDFLVVSRSDSTLRGHYPIETDAIAEELGPFDAHFLVPAFFEGGRITKNSTHYLIIDGVETPVHETEFAKDSVFGYQYSYLPDYVAEKTKGRIPATEVDCFSLPDLRSSETRTNSSLQERLMQLSGNRCCAVDAEIQADLDTFAAEAIASAAKGKRFLFRSAASLLTSLANLGPQPVPATDMGQFVREAKPGAIIVGSHVKKTTQQLEQLLLETSITGIEIDVSHLLEDSPTQREKLLQTILQQVQQAHQAGNTPVVYTSRQELAFPDVQTRLEFGVAVSALLMDVVRGLPKDIGFLISKGGITSNDVLSTGLALTSARLLGQIIAGCSMVQTPNHHPLFPNLPVVLFPGNVGDTEGLVTVYQRLTPVF; encoded by the coding sequence ATGAACACTCAACCGAAAATTATCGTTCTCGATGACGATCCCACGGGTTCCCAAACCGTCCACAGTTGCCTATTGCTGACTCAGTGGGATGTGGAAACCTTGCGCCTGGGGTTGCGCGAGGAAATCCCTATCTTCTTCGTTCTCACTAATACGCGATCGCTGACCCCAGATCAAGCGGATGCCACCACTCGCGTTGTCTGCCAGAACCTCAAGCAAGCACTCGCGGCAGAAAATATCTCCGACTTCCTGGTTGTCAGTCGTTCCGACTCCACCCTCCGCGGACATTATCCCATCGAAACCGATGCGATCGCCGAAGAACTCGGTCCCTTTGATGCACATTTCCTTGTCCCCGCCTTCTTTGAAGGAGGACGCATTACCAAAAATAGTACCCATTATCTCATCATTGATGGGGTAGAAACTCCGGTTCATGAAACCGAATTTGCTAAAGATTCGGTATTTGGATATCAATATAGTTATCTTCCCGATTATGTGGCAGAAAAAACTAAGGGACGCATTCCTGCCACAGAAGTTGACTGCTTTTCACTCCCGGATTTGCGTTCATCCGAAACCCGCACAAATTCTTCCCTTCAAGAACGGTTAATGCAGTTATCGGGTAACCGCTGTTGTGCCGTGGATGCAGAAATTCAAGCGGATTTAGACACCTTTGCGGCAGAGGCGATCGCCTCCGCAGCAAAAGGGAAACGCTTCCTATTTCGGAGTGCAGCCAGTCTTCTCACTTCCCTAGCGAATCTCGGACCCCAACCCGTTCCGGCGACGGACATGGGTCAATTTGTGAGAGAAGCAAAACCTGGGGCCATTATTGTCGGTTCTCACGTCAAAAAAACTACTCAACAATTAGAACAGTTACTGTTAGAAACCTCCATCACCGGGATTGAAATTGATGTCTCTCATTTACTCGAAGACTCCCCCACCCAACGGGAAAAATTATTACAAACCATTTTGCAACAAGTCCAGCAAGCGCACCAGGCGGGAAACACTCCCGTAGTTTATACCAGTCGCCAAGAACTCGCCTTTCCCGATGTCCAAACCCGCTTAGAATTTGGCGTTGCTGTTTCTGCTTTGTTAATGGATGTTGTGCGCGGTTTGCCTAAAGATATCGGATTTTTAATTAGTAAGGGAGGCATTACCTCCAATGATGTTTTAAGTACGGGATTAGCCTTAACCAGCGCCCGTCTTCTGGGTCAAATTATTGCCGGTTGTTCGATGGTACAAACTCCCAATCATCATCCTTTATTTCCCAATTTACCTGTTGTTTTATTTCCGGGTAATGTCGGCGATACCGAGGGATTGGTGACCGTTTACCAACGACTGACTCCCGTTTTTTAG